Proteins encoded by one window of Haematobia irritans isolate KBUSLIRL chromosome 2, ASM5000362v1, whole genome shotgun sequence:
- the sna gene encoding snail, with protein sequence MATNYKSCPLKKRPIIYVKDEQELQQHQHVQVYEQMEALALTKTSKIVRPVSPVADDQPQDLSLKRKASDSFEDYVVPVKRECVLNLSSKSSELSHTFEKRPMSSSPVMDLSGSSAMLSPPAEIDSSMEYQPSDIHLRGLTANTSGYTTNPYQSAFVMAAGCNPMTALWNTYQPNISAIFPSPASSIASAASPRSNYSYQHITPPSSPGSEMVSEPEDLSVRNDIPLPALFHMFDESPSHSSFSSASSVYSHSSATSSSASSSSGSSSSSSTSSQNANKNYRFKCDKCNKMYSTSMGLSKHQQFHCPAAECNQEKKQHSCQDCGKLYTTMGALKMHIRTHTLPCKCPICGKAFSRPWLLQGHIRTHTGEKPFQCPDCPRSFADRSNLRAHQQTHVDVKKYACKVCNKSFSRMSLLNKHASSNCTITIA encoded by the coding sequence ATGGCCACCAACTACAAAAGTTGCCCTTTGAAAAAACGCCCTATCATTTATGTTAAGGATGAACAAGAACTCCAACAACACCAACATGTGCAAGTCTACGAACAAATGGAAGCCTTGGCATTGACCAAGACATCCAAAATTGTCCGTCCAGTTTCTCCAGTTGCTGATGATCAGCCCCAAGATTTGTCACTGAAACGTAAGGCTAGCGACAGTTTCGAGGATTATGTCGTACCAGTCAAACGTGAATGTGTCCTAAATCTTTCCAGCAAATCATCAGAGCTATCTCATACGTTCGAGAAGCGCCCCATGAGCAGTTCACCAGTTATGGATTTATCAGGCAGCTCGGCCATGCTTTCGCCTCCAGCTGAAATTGACTCGAGCATGGAATATCAACCCAGCGATATTCATTTGCGTGGTTTAACTGCCAATACCAGTGGCTATACCACAAATCCCTATCAATCGGCCTTTGTTATGGCTGCTGGATGCAATCCCATGACTGCTCTATGGAATACCTATCAACCTAATATCTCAGCGATCTTCCCCTCACCAGCCTCCTCTATAGCTTCGGCTGCTTCACCAAGATCGAACTATAGCTACCAACACATTACTCCACCCTCAAGTCCTGGCTCGGAAATGGTCTCCGAACCTGAGGATCTATCAGTGCGCAATGATATACCTCTGCCAGCTTTGTTCCATATGTTCGATGAATCGCCCAGCCATTCATCATTTTCATCAGCCTCCTCGGTATACTCACACAGCAGTGCCACCAGTTCCTCGGCATCGTCATCATCTGGCTCCTCCTCCTCGTCATCAACATCATCTCAAAATGCCAATAAGAATTACCGTTTCAAGTGTGACAAATGCAATAAGATGTACTCCACCTCTATGGGCCTATCGAAGCATCAACAATTCCATTGCCCAGCTGCTGAATGCAATCAGGAGAAGAAACAACACTCCTGTCAAGATTGTGGAAAATTGTATACCACCATGGGAGCTCTGAAAATGCATATACGCACTCACACCTTGCCCTGCAAATGCCCCATCTGTGGTAAGGCCTTCTCGCGACCATGGCTATTGCAAGGACATATTCGTACCCATACCGGTGAGAAGCCCTTCCAATGCCCTGACTGTCCACGATCTTTCGCCGATCGTTCCAACCTGAGAGCCCATCAACAGACCCATGTGGATGTTAAGAAATATGCCTGCAAGGTATGCAACAAATCCTTCTCTCGCATGTCTCTCCTGAACAAGCATGCCAGTTCCAATTGTACCATCACAATTGCATAA